A part of Miscanthus floridulus cultivar M001 chromosome 6, ASM1932011v1, whole genome shotgun sequence genomic DNA contains:
- the LOC136456283 gene encoding MAG2-interacting protein 2-like isoform X1, with translation MAPGADEALYEIHRHASGSHVIPHQEGYQGAATSSGSSDAGGGGVLSYLSLQGVSKLKERWARYSVLGKSRQRKRGDGVALFVSPNAEYVSVTVGNRIIILRKGDGYASPCGVYTSNDRITFFTNGAWLEAEGIFGVVDDLSTLYLIKENGELLARRTCDQLKLSSSIIDLVLQDASSLLRPGFYIFTSDCLVHRFDYTEEPEASLCEVPISTKDVMSAKTVQLPRSLLCIDYHQRHSLFVLVGDSNVSFSSNSYSGTYFMYLLHVNTNMELSLSFQSQQLEGVFSPLKDQRTFVSFPKIRISPQGKYIATLDLTGFVNFFSLDGDMRTVSLHTLGNGRRLIDVKDIRWWTDNVIMLVRKDGSISMYSITEDKMVSKDDPVLSTPVLEKAKATEGHAFVLQSKRYGTNTPVNKQMDSDSEPSLLSGSGEHQQTEMAEMSWSLISFSKVTVAEMYSVLIREKRYKEALDFASRYNLDKDEVLKACWLHSDGDTHEIDLYLAKIKDQVFVLSECVNKVGPTEAALRALLSFGLCITDRYKFSELDNSSKGPTWGSHIIRLRLLRHRNMLETFLGINMGRYTAGEYSKFRSMPLVETAIALAESGKIGALNLIFKRHPYTISSDILRVLSAIPETLAVQTYSQLLPGKSPPSVVILRDGDWVECEQMASYINNCPAELDKIGEIKTEILVKHSKGFSWPSVAELCVWYRNRARDIDCLSGQLENCLAMIELACQKGIIELQPFFDDIKCLYQVVYSNELNEFTMNLLTWEDLPDYEKFKIILRGVKEDTVVQRLEENAIPFMKKGLYSTSSNNERKQESYLVRWLKEVAAENELLICLAVIENGCGESPIYGLFKDLAEMIETAVHCIYMCSATNQWNTMSSILSKLLYKTKREKSLVASEEDCNLKDAKHALGSPVVSYEEMQCVCADILSGLGNASEDFYHYDSVPYEPNNVKYLDILEKRLKVAEGHVEVGRLFAYYQVPKPMHFFLSAHLDEKNVNQIIRLLLSKFGRRQPGRSDNEWANMWRDLKLFQEKAFPFLDSEYMLAEFIRGLLKAGKFSLARNYLGGTSAVSLSTEKAENLVIQAAREYFFSASTLSGNEIWKARECLNLLPNSKNVQAETDIIDALTVRLPYLGVTILPVQFRQVKDPMEIIRMVITSQTGAYLHFEEIIDVAKLLGLRSEEEVADVEEAIAREAVVNGDVQLALDICLNLTKKSHGAVWDLCAAIARGPPLDNLDTGTREKLLGFALSHCDEDSVGDLLNAWKELHAHGKFEKLMITTATNPPNFLIDGSSITPLPVQSVQDILDLRDDSGHDRHRDLVEIVKDMLSKVCLDFSIGDAHNWESMLEENRKLLSFGALELPWLLKLFNNEACDGEITDHPTRRCRFSTKVEAAISIIYWLAVNGLAPNDNIIMILAKSIMEPPVDEEFDVLGCSVLLNLMDPFNGVKIIEEELKRRECYQEISSIMSIGMLYSSLNNSKKECSTPEQRRNLLLHKFHEKFTSADTDDLDQIDMANTTFWREWKSKLEEEKQLADQARMLKQILPDIDTSRFLSGDVNYVKRVVYSFVGSVKLEKKHILKEAVRIAETYGLQRTEVLLRFLACSLVSEYWDNNDILNEISEFREDIVRSAKGVIDMIYSDVYPEIDGYNKERLSYIYGILSACHSYLKRTNEIELRYPEHVHTHKLEPFQYYKVLEEECKKVCFIDGLNYKNIAGLDNLNFEHFNEEVCKNIHASTVTTLADMVQSLVSMYVDVLAKGLISQQGVYKHYVLGLLASLEGCSEAQSNCTDYEKLQAALCEVELNYDSCREYIQALPTTDISYIVGRYCTLCFPSNLARSHPQEPSWRKPLATLLAIWSKLVDDVPGDSIDTCSYERTDYLNSNRLSLCIGAFRQLLINDEIALHQGWDAISMYVKDCLRSGMMMETSCFCRAMILSGCSFESVVEVYYGGQGQLGSENADSSNYLDLLELYNAATEECLSDLSEESCEYRILLHHLLSSLSRSTGKHAGTLDMVRSGVWGKLIRFSEDMQLESQLRVYALQLMQCITGRNLKTLPNEMVCQVEPWESWYEHGAGAAMADESINSSSSITGTLVALRSTQMVTAVLPDANITPENLATLGSAVSCFLKLSEHASAANVAVLEAVLEEWEQLFSPKEEHVMPHESPKETSDWSDGWGDGWEALPEELESPKNKQEGVSLSVHPLHSCWMEVIRKHVELGELHKVLELLDRASAKHSVFLEEEEAHSLVELVSALDCFMALKTVLLLPYEALRLQCLQMVEVKMREGIVSTSSNADDHELLALVLSSETVQKITTEEAYSKFFSYICHLVGHLARSFQTDLLVQWNDEATSKINRSLLFGRVLFPCFVSELVLRGQYLLAGFVISRWMHTHPSLGLMDITETSVRRFLQGQVAQAELVGRSDAAFTDGEVCIRHTISTLQSKLVSLLQSALAALPNQEL, from the exons ATGGCACCGGGGGCCGACGAAGCACTGTACGAGATCCACCGGCACGCGTCGGGATCCCACGTGATCCCTCAT CAAGAAGGATACCAAGGTGCTGCGACAAGTAGTGGTAGCTCAGATGCTGGAGGAGGAGGCGTCCTCTCCTATCTCTCCTTGCAAG GTGTGAGCAAACTTAAGGAAAGGTGGGCTAGGTACAGTGTGCTGGGGAAGAGTAGGCAGAGGAAGAGGGGCGATGGCGTGGCATTGTTCGTCTCACCAAACGCGGAATATGTGTCTGTAACTGTTGGGAATCGCATCATCATCTTGAGGAAAGGCGATGGCTATGCATCACCTTGCGGTGTTTACACAA GTAATGACAGAATAACATTTTTCACAAATGGGGCTTGGCTGGAGGCTGAAGGCATTTTTGGTGTGGTGGATGACCTAAGCACACTTTACTTGATCAAAGAAAATGGGGAGTTATTAGCAAGGAGGACATGCGATCAGTTGAAGCTATCTTCTTCCATTATTGATCTGGTTTTGCAGGATGCTTCAAGCTTGCTTAG GCCAGGTTTCTACATTTTTACAAGTGACTGCTTGGTTCATAGATTTGATTACACTGAAGAACCTGAGGCCAGTTTATGCGAAGTTCCCATATCAACTAAAGATGTGATGTCAGCTAAGACTGTCCAGTTACCTCGAAGTTTATTGTGCATCGATTACCATCAACGTCACTCACTATTTGTCCTAGTTGGAGATTCCAATGTTTCATTTAGCTCCAATAGTTATTCTG GAACCTATTTTATGTATCTATTACATGTCAACACAAATATGGAACTTAGTCTTTCATTTCAAAGCCAGCAGTTGGAAGGGGTATTTTCTCCCCTAAAGGATCAAAGAACCTTTGTTTCATTCCCGAAAATCAGGATCTCACCTCAGGGAAAGTATATTGCTACGTTGGATTTGACTGGTTTTGTAAACTTCTTTTCACTTGATGGTGACATGCGCACTGTTTCACTTCATACTCTTGGAAATGGTAGACGCCTAATTGATGTTAAGGACATCAGGTGGTGGACAGATAATGTTATCATGTTGGTAAGAAAAGATGGTAGCATTAGCATGTACAGCATCACTGAAGACAAGATGGTTTCCAAAGATGACCCAGTTTTATCTACACCAGTATTGGAGAAGGCAAAGGCTACTGAAGGACATGCTTTTGTTTTGCAATCTAAGAGATATGGAACAAACACTCCAGTTAATAAGCAGATGGATAGTGACTCGGAACCTAGCCTGCTTAGTGGTTCTGGGGAGCACCAACAAACAGAAATGGCTGAAATGTCCTGGAGTCTGATATCGTTCTCCAAAGTTACAGTAGCAGAAATGTACTCTGTTCTGATAAGAGAGAAACGATACAAGGAGGCTTTAGATTTTGCTTCAAGATATAATCTAGATAAGGATGAAGTTCTTAAAGCATGCTGGTTGCACTCTGACGGCGATACTCATGAGATAGACTTGTACTTAGCAAAAATTAAAGACCAAGTATTTGTATTATCAGAATGTGTAAACAAAGTTGGGCCTACAGAAGCAGCTTTAAGGGCTCTACTTTCTTTTGGACTTTGTATAACTGACCGTTACAAATTTTCTGAGTTGGATAACAGCAGTAAAGGTCCAACATGGGGCAGTCACATCATTAGGCTTCGTTTATTGCGGCACAGAAACATGTTAGAGACATTCTTGGGAATTAATATGGGAAG GTACACAGCAGGAGAATATAGCAAATTCCGTTCAATGCCATTGGTGGAAACAGCCATAGCATTAGCCGAAAGTGGCAAAATTGGGGCTTTAAATCTTATATTCAAGCGTCATCCATATACTATCTCTTCAGATATTTTACGTGTTTTGTCTGCTATCCCAGAAACTCTTGCTGTTCAGACTTATAGTCAGTTGCTACCAGGGAAATCCCCTCCCAGTGTTGTCATATTGAGAGATGGTGATTGGGTTGAATGTGAACAGATGGCTTCATATATAAACAATTGCCCTGCCGAGTTGGACAAGATTGGAGAGATCAAAACGGAAATACTTGTAAAGCACTCAAAAGGCTTTTCATGGCCTTCAGTTGCTGAACTTTGTGTGTGGTACAGGAACAGAGCAAGGGACATTGACTGCTTAAGTGGACAGCTGGAAAACTGTCTGGCCATGATAGAGCTTGCATGTCAGAAGGGCATCATAGAGTTGCAGCCATTCTTTGATGATATTAAATGCCTCTACCAGGTTGTATATTCTAACGAGTTGAATGAGTTTACAATGAATCTTTTGACATGGGAAGATCTGCCTGATTATGAAAAGTTCAAAATCATCCTCAGAGGAGTCAAAGAAGATACAGTTGTTCAACGGCTAGAAGAAAATGCTATCCCTTTTATGAAGAAGGGATTATACTCAACCTCCTCAAATAACGAACGCAAACAAGAATCCTACCTGGTTAGATGGCTGAAAGAGGTAGCTGCTGAAAATGAGCTTTTGATTTGCTTAGCTGTCATCGAAAATGGTTGTGGGGAGTCACCAATATATGGGCTCTTCAaggatcttgctgagatgatagAAACAGCTGTTCACTGCATTTATATGTGCAGTGCAACTAACCAGTGGAATACCATGTCATCAATATTATCAAAGTTACTCTATAAAACAAAGAGAGAGAAATCTTTAGTGGCTAGTGAAGAAGACTGCAATCTGAAAGATGCTAAGCATGCTCTTGGTTCTCCTGTGGTTTCTTATGAGGAGATGCAATGTGTCTGTGCTGATATCTTATCTGGTCTGGGCAATGCTTCTGAAGATTTTTATCACTATGATTCAGTACCTTACGAACCTAATAATGTCAAATATCTTGATATATTGGAGAAGAGGCTAAAAGTTGCTGAAGGCCATGTAGAAGTAGGACGGCTCTTTGCTTATTATCAG GTCCCAAAACCAATGCATTTCTTCCTTAGTGCTCACTTAGACGAGAAGAATGTAAATCAAATTATACGGCTGCTTCTATCGAAATTTGGCAGACGTCAACCTGGTCGATCAGACAATGAGTGGGCTAACATGTGGCGTGATTTGAAACTCTTCCAAGAAAAGGCATTTCCTTTTCTTGATTCAGAATATATGCTGGCAGAATTTATCAGAGGGCTTTTGAAAGCTGGTAAATTTTCGCTAGCCAGGAATTATCTTGGAGGAACCAGTGCTGTTTCTTTATCCACAGAGAAGGCTGAAAATCTTGTGATACAAGCTGCAAGGGAGTATTTCTTCTCGGCTTCAACTTTGTCTGGGAATGAA ATTTGGAAGGCCAGGGAATGCCTAAATCTGTTACCTAATAGCAAAAATGTTCAAGCAGAAACTGATATAATTGATGCCCTTACTGTTAGACTTCCTTATCTAGGGGTGACTATCCTTCCTGTTCAGTTCAGGCAGGTAAAGGATCCTATGGAGATCATCCGCATGGTGATAACAAGTCAAACAGGTGCATACCTTCATTTTGAAGAGATTATTGATGTCGCTAAACTTCTGGGATTAAGAAGTGAAGAGGAAGTAGCGGATGTGGAGGAGGCTATTGCTAGAGAAGCTGTGGTAAATGGTGATGTTCAACTTGCCCTTGATATCTGTTTAAATTTAACAAAAAAGAGTCATGGTGCAGTCTGGGATTTATGTGCTGCAATTGCTAGAGGCCCTCCACTTGACAATTTGGATACTGGTACCCGTGAAAAGCTATTGGGTTTCGCTCTCAGCCATTGTGATGAAGATTCTGTTGGGGATTTGTTGAATGCTTGGAAGGAGCTTCATGCTCATGGTAAATTTGAGAAATTAATGATTACAACGGCaacaaatcctcccaatttcttgATTGATGGATCTTCAATCACACCACTTCCTGTACAAAGTGTGCAAGACATACTTGACCTGAGAGATGACAGTGGCCATGATAGACATAGAGATCTTGTGGAAATTGTTAAAGACATGCTGTCAAAAGTTTGCTTggacttttcaattggagacgcACATAATTGGGAGTCTATGTTGGAAGAAAACCGGAAATTGTTGTCCTTTGGAGCACTGGAATTACCATGGCTTTTGAAATTATTCAATAATGAAGCGTGTGATGGTGAAATAACGGATCATCCCACTAGGAGATGTCGATTTTCAACAAAAGTAGAAGCAGCAATCAGCATCATATATTGGTTAGCTGTAAATGGTTTGGCCCCCAACGATAATATAATCATGATTCTTGCAAAGTCTATAATGGAGCCTCCCGTTGATGAAGAGTTTGATGTACTTGGCTGCTCGGTCCTTTTGAATCTCATGGACCCTTTCAATGGAGTGAAAATAATAGAGGAAGAGCTAAAAAGACGAGAATGTTATCAAGAAATTAGCAGCATAATGAGTATAGGAATGTTATATAGTTCCCTCAATAATTCTAAGAAAGAGTGCTCCACTCCTGAGCAGAGGAGAAATCTGTTGCTTCACAAATTTCATGAGAAGTTCACCTCAGCCGATACCG ATGATTTAGACCAGATTGATATGGCAAATACAACCTTCTGGAGAGAATGGAAATCAAAGTTAGAAGAGGAGAAACAACTGGCTGATCAAGCGCGGATGCTCAAGCAGATATTACCTGATATAGACACATCTCGATTCTTGTCTGGTGATGTTAATTATGTCAAAAGAGTAGTTTACTCCTTTGTTGGTTCTGTAAAGCTGGAGAAAAAACACATACTCAAGGAAGCAGTGAGGATAGCTGAGACATATGGCTTGCAACGAACTGAG GTGCTTTTACGATTTCTCGCCTGCAGTCTTGTGTCTGAATACTGGGATAACAATGATATTCTGAACGAAATTTCTGAATTCCGGGAGGACATTGTCAGATCAGCTAAGGGTGTGATCGATATGATATATTCAGATGTCTATCCGGAGATAGATGGGTATAATAAAGAACGCCTTTCTTACATTTATGGCATTCTTTCAGCATGCCATTCATATCTGAAGAGGACAAATGAGATAGAATTGAGATACCCAGAGCATGTGCATACCCATAAGCTTGAACCATTTCAGTATTATAAGGTACTTGAGGAAGAGTGCAAGAAAGTCTGCTTCATTGATGGCTTGAACTATAAAAACATTGCTGGACTGGATAATCTGAACTTTGAGCATTTCAATGAAGAAGTATGCAAGAATATCCATGCCTCTACCGTCACTACTCTAGCCGATATGGTACAATCTCTTGTGAGTATGTATGTTGATGTACTGGCCAAGGGACTCATATCACAACAAGGTGTTTACAAGCACTATGTTTTGGGGTTGCTGGCATCATTAGAAGGCTGCAGTGAAGCACAATCGAACTGCACAGATTATGAAAAGTTGCAGGCTGCCCTATGCGAAGTTGAGTTGAACTATGATAGTTGCAGGGAGTACATCCAAGCTCTTCCAACTACAGATATTTCATATATTGTAGGAAGGTATTGCACCCTCTGCTTTCCATCTAACTTAGCACGAAGCCATCCACAGGAACCTTCGTGGAGGAAACCTCTTGCAACACTACTAGCAATTTGGTCTAAACTTGTTGATGACGTACCGGGGGATTCAATTGATACTTGCTCATATGAAAGAACAGACTACTTAAATTCAAATAGGTTATCTCTGTGCATAGGAGCTTTCAGGCAGCTATTGATAAATGATGAGATAGCACTGCACCAAGGTTGGGATGCCATCTCCATGTATGTAAAAGACTGCCTTAGAAGTGGAATGATGATGGAAACATCATGTTTTTGTAGAGCTATGATTCTATCAGGCTGCAGTTTTGAATCTGTAGTTGAAGTATACTATGGAGGACAAGGACAATTAGGGAGTGAGAATGCAGATTCAAGCAATTATTTGGATCTCTTAGAACTTTATAATGCTGCTACAGAAGAGTGTTTGTCGGATTTGAGTGAGGAATCTTGCGAATATCGAATATTGCTTCATCATTTGCTGTCGTCTTTGAGCCGGTCAACGGGAAAACATGCTGGTACTCTAGACATGGTCAGATCTGGTGTTTGGGGGAAGTTAATCCGCTTTTCAGAAGACATGCAGCTAGAGAGCCAATTACGAGTCTATGCGCTACAGCTGATGCAATGTATCACAGGAAGAAACCTTAAAACTCTTCCAAATGAGATGGTGTGCCAGGTTGAGCCGTGGGAATCATGGTATGAGCATGGAGCAGGTGCTGCCATGGCTGATGAGAGTATCAACTCCTCTAGCAGCATCACAGGGACTCTTGTGGCACTTAGATCTACTCAGATGGTCACTGCAGTTCTGCCTGATGCTAATATCACTCCAGAAAACCTAGCAACTCTTGGCTCTGCAGTATCTTGTTTTTTAAAATTGTCAGAACATGCTTCTGCTGCGAACGTTGCTGTTTTGGAAGCAGTGTTAGAAGAGTGGGAGCAATTGTTCTCCCCAAAAGAAGAGCATGTTATGCCTCATGAATCACCAAAAGAAACAAGTGACTGGAGTGATGGATGGGGTGATGGCTGGGAGGCCCTACCGGAAGAGCTAGAGAGTCCAAAGAATAAACAAGAGGGTGTGTCGTTATCTGTCCATCCCCTCCACAGTTGTTGGATGGAGGTTATCAGAAAACATGTTGAGCTTGGTGAGCTGCACAAGGTCCTTGAACTTCTGGACCGAGCATCTGCGAAACATAGCGTGTTcctagaggaagaagaagcacacAGCTTGGTTGAGCTTGTATCTGCTCTGGACTGCTTCATGGCTCTTAAAACTGTGCTGCTACTCCCATATGAAGCTCTGAGACTGCAGTGCCTGCAGATGGTGGAGGTGAAAATGAGGGAAGGAATCGTGTCCACCTCATCAAATGCTGATGATCATGAGCTCCTTGCCTTGGTTCTTTCCTCTGAAACTGTGCAGAAGATCACCACAGAAGAGGCATACTCCAAATTTTTCTCTTACATATGCCATCTTGTCGGGCACCTTGCAAGGTCATTCCAGACTGATCTCCTCGTACAATGGAACGATGAAGCGACATCTAAGATCAACAGATCTTTACTGTTCGGTAGAGTTTTGTTTCCATGTTTTGTATCTGAACTGGTCCTCAGAGGGCAGTATCTTCTGGCTGGGTTCGTCATCTCGAGATGGATGCACACACATCCATCCCTGGGCCTGATGGATATCACTGAGACCAGTGTGCGACGCTTCCTTCAAGGCCAGGTTGCCCAAGCTGAGCTGGTGGGAAGGAGCGACGCTGCTTTCACTGACGGTGAAGTTTGTATAAGGCACACAATCTCCACCCTACAGTCGAAACTTGTTTCTCTTCTGCAGTCCGCACTGGCAGCCCTCCCGAACCAGGAGTTGTAG